ATATACCATATACCTTTGGTAAATGACTAAATGATAATCTAATCTTTCATAATATAATATGATGATATGATTTCAAATAAGATCTCCACCAATAAATATGATAATTGAATAGAACGTAATGGTGAAAAACCTCAGAGTTCAAAATGGTTAAATTGGCGTGGTGTTTTGGTGAAACACCCAGAGTTCAAAATTTCGAAACAGTGATCAATTGATATGTATGTGTAGTCATAAGCATTTGTTATTTTAGCAATTTATAAGATGCAATTTGATCTTGATCGTATTTCAGTCCTACATATTATAAGATGAGATTTGATCTTGGTTACCATGTAGTCCTTTTTTTGATTACGTAATACATTTTAATACACTACGATCAATTGTTCAACACTTCTGATTTCTCATTTAATCAATTTTCACCCTTTTTACATGCCGATGATTTACGTATTTCTACTTTGAAAAAAATTCAAGACATACTCACCATAAGACAAGCATCGATGACATTACTCACACTTCACAACTACTTCAATAGATTGAGATTGTTCAATCACCAATGAAAAACTATACCTATATAACGTTTATTTGATTCTATTTAACGGATATTTTATTTTGAAATGCATTTTTGTGTTCCAGCAGTGTTAAAATTTTCATTTGATTAGTATTTCATCTTATTTCAAGTTCAACATATCACTATTCATAAAATGTGTAATAATCAATCCTCATATAAAAACTCCGTATCTATTTTACTATAACAAATTTTTTTTAAAGAACCCCGCGAATTCGTGGGTCTTTAACTAGTAATAAAAGAATCTAGTAGAAATAAGGAattgagggtatttttgtcatttgcAATTAAGAAGAACCATATTTATTATCGTTTGCAATCATGCGTAAAGTCAGGAGCCGTTTGTGCACCAACATTGGTCATATTGTTTCCCTCTATTTCGTACTTGTGTAATGGAAAGGTTTGAATGGATTTATTTTGACATTTTTGTTAAAAGTCTTTTGAAATCCTATAGTTTAGGATTGCATACTTTTCTCTTAAACTAATTATAAACATTTCCCCTCATTAATCGTCTTGTTCATCTCCCATACATTTTCATAAACTTCATCTCGTTCACTTAATTTGGGTCCATAAACATACACATCAATCTCCAAGTACAAGAGAGTATAACTATAGAATGCAACAATCATTTTTCTTCAAATTCTAACCTAATCATTTATATATCAATATTTGATTTGACAAGAATAAATAAAGATGGATCACGGCGGAATAGGTAGGGACAGGTCGACTCAATCGTTTCTTAGAGATGAAGTGAAGTTATCGGAATCGGGTAGACTAAGTAGGAACTCTAGCAAGACAACAGCTAGGATGAGACATTTGCCAAGTGACGGTGCGAGGTTAGAAAGACAGAAATCGGGTGCGGCTAGAGGTCTTAATGGCTTGCGTTTTCTTGATAGAATCATGACTGGGAAAGAAGTCGATGCATGGATGGCTACTGAGAAACGCTTTCAACAATTCTCATCTGATGGAAAACTACCTAGAGAAAAATTCGGGATATGCGTTGGTTAGAATTATTCAATACGTACGCATTTTTGGATCTTGAATGATAAATgtagtaaaaattttaaatttggttatGTTTGTTTGTAGGTATGGGAGAAGGGGAGTTTGCAGGGGAACTGTTTGATGCACTTGCAAGACGAAAAGGGATAGATGGATCTAATGGGATTACATTAGATCAAGTGAAAATATTCTGGGAAGATTTGACGAACGAGGACCTTGATACTCGAATTCATATTTTCTTTGATATGTAAAACTTCGATTCGATTGTGTTTTCTTCTACTAGTTTTTCATGCACAACGTTAAAGTAGAAAGTTACATTTAAATATGGTAAAATGGGCGGGTCGAGTGAGTCCGAGACTTTTTACAGCTGTTTTTTTCTATGAAAATCAATAAAATTACAAACAGAATTCGATTGTATATTCTAAAAACCAAAATCTTTTAGAAGGTTTCATGCTTTAATAGATAGATTTTGGGGATTTCCATCACATAAGCCCAATTTGGTCCGTTTGAGATACAACACAAACCAAATGAGCTCATATACATATAAACGAGTCAAATTTCCACCCATAATCGCGGATTTTAACCAAAGTTGTATTCAGGTGTGACAAAAATGGCGATGGGTTGCTAACGGAGGAGGATGTAAAAGAGGTATATAAAAGTGCCGTATTTTGTTTAAATCGTCTATCTTCATTTTATCAATAATGAATCTATATTCACACTAGCTTTCTGCGTATTAAGGTCTTAATTATGAGTGCATCAGCCAACAAGCTTTCGACTTTCAAGAAACATGCCGGAACATATGCAGCCCTGATCATGGAAAGACTTGACCCTGACCAGTGTGGCTACATAGAGGTAATATATTAGACGAATCAGCATGTTACTTATATTATTATAATGTACGTGCATCTTGAAAAAATATGTGTTTTATGTGATTATCTACTATTATAAAACAGATGTGGCAACTCGAGACGTTGCTGAAAAGCACGACCTCTAAGGAAAAGAAAATGAACCCTGATGACACGACCGATTTAGCAAAAACAATGATCCCAGAAAATTACAGACACCCGATGAGAAAGTTCTTTAGCAAAGTGTTTGAATCAGGGCTCGAGAATTGGAAAGTATTTTGGGTACTATTTCTATTTTGGGAAATGAACGTAGCGCTGTTCCTATGGAAATTTCATCAATATACACTAATGCCATCGTTTCAAGTCCTGGGGTACTGTAGTTGCACGGCCAAAGGCGCAGGAGAGACTCTAAAATTTAACATGGCTATTATTCTCCTACCAGTATGCAGAAGAACACTCACGTCTATTCGAGAAACGTACCTCGGGAAACAATTACCCGTCGACGAAAACATTAACTTCCACAAGATAATAGCGCTTGCGATTGTAATAGGGACTGTAGTTCACACAATAGCCCACCTGGGATGCAATTTTATAAGGCTATCAAGGTGTCCTCCAGACCAGTTTAATCGAGTTTTTGGAGGTTTATTTGCAACGCAACCAAGTTACATGGATCTAGTACTAAGCATACCTGGATATACGGGAATTATCATGATCATTTTGATGTCCGTTTGTTTCCTTTTCGCTACTAGTTCTTTTAGAAGAAATGTTGTTAAGTTGCCTCACCCGTTCAGTAATTTAGCTGGGTTTACTTCGTTTTGGTACACTCATCACCTGCTAATTATCGTTTACTTGCTGTTCATTGCTCATGGATACTTCTTGGTGCTTACTACAGGGTGGTATAGGAAAACGGTATGTAACTTGACATCTTATCTTTGCACTCTTACTAACATGTATATGTGATTTGACCatagtttgtaaaaataatatatatacttgtagACATGGATGTATCTATTGCTTCCAATGCTGTGTTATGCAAGTGAGAGAGTCCTTACAACTGATCATATAATGCACGTTGACACCATTAAGGTGAGTCGATGATAATGCTCTTGTCCTCATGGGCGAAACTAGAGTGGGGAAGGGGGGGCACCTGCCCCAGTGGATTTGAAATTTTTAAGGTTTcaattttggattttttaattttgccCCCAACCCAATAGTCCATGACCCAAAAGCCTCCATCTTTTTCATTGTTAGACTATTTACTTTGAAGAAAAAAAGGTTGTGTTTTGGCCAAaagccttcatattttgcccccaaCCCAAAAGCACATGACCCAAAAGTTTGTATTTTCATGGAAGAAAAAAATTTACAGTGAATGTGAacgcttttaaaaaaaatttcgcccccggtgaaaaaaattccCGATTCCACCATTGCTCGTCCTTATCTTTGCTAGGGGAAACGGGTCACGCACTcctaacgatttttttttttttttttttttttttttttttttattatgaatgAATGCAGGCCACTATATACACTGGAAATGTGCTAGCACTCTACATGACCAAACCTTCAGGATTCAGATACAAGAGTGGAATGTACCTCTTTGTACAGTGTCCACAGATATCACGTTTCGAATGGTAACCATGCTGCTCTTATGTTAAAAACTAAAggtggcaatttcgacccatttacttaTGAATATGTCAACATGAGTAATTATTTTTTCACAGACAGGTATAATCAAAACAAAATCAGCAGCGGGTAGAAAGTAGCCTAAAGTGTACTCTAATGCTTACGACTTCCCAAATCATTTTATTCAAAGAACTTAGATCATTAGAGTACTAATATAGTTTATCTAATGCATTACTTATTTATTGAAGCTTGTAAAAGATGATGAGATAGTATTTGTGGGTTGACCACTTGACTCAGCTGGCACTAAAAAATTACGCGTCTTGACCCAAAATTGAAATGCCCATTTTGCCATCTCCCGAAAAATTAACAAGCAAAGTCGATAAAAATTTTCATTCATCATGACAGGCATCCTTTCACCATCACGTCTGCACCCGGAGATGATTACTTAAGTGTGCATATTCGTACATTGGGAGACTGGACAAAAGCACTTAGAGAAGAATTTGCAAAGGTCAACAACGTTATTTAGTAAACCACTAATCATCTCAACTCACGTACTATTCTATTTCTATCAATAGTTCTCTCTTAATCAGAATTCTAAAACGCAGAAATGCAGGCCTTTGAGCCTCCAGCTGAAGGAAATCTTGTCAAACAGGAAACTAACTCCTTAAAGGAACCACAACCCAAGTGAGTATCTCAAAACCTAGCATCACTCAATCCAATACTTTTAACTTACAATAACATCATGATAGTTAAGTTCTCTCAATCTGTTTTGGTAGGTATCCTAAAATCTACATCAAAGGACCTTATGGTGCACCAGCTCAACATTACAGTCATTACAATGTTTTATTACTGATTGGGTTGGGTATTGGTGCCACTCCATTCATCAGCATATTAAATGACCTCCTACAGCAACTAAAACAATCAGGTGGAACTCTTGATAAAAGAGCTTACTTTTATTGGGTAACAAGGGAGCAGGGTTCATTTGAATGGTTCAAAGGTGTTATGGATGAAATTGCAGAACACGATCACGATGTGAGTCATAAAAATTGACCTGCTTTTTTGTGTTGTTTATTAATGAATATGgaaatatggatacggatatggatggtaATATTTGTTTTGATTGGATGTGACTTGCAGAACATAATTGAAATGCATAACTACCTAACAAGTGTGTATGAAGAAGGTGATGTGAGATCTGCACTTATTTCTATGGTTCAGTCTCTGCAGCATGCAAAAGATGGAGTTGATGTTGTCTCCCAGAGTCGGGTATAAATCTTCAATAAAAAATATAATTTGTAGTTTTCCTTTAAATTAATTATCTTCTAATAACAAATAAACGAAAACAGATTAAAACACATTTTGCAAGACCTAACTGGAAAAAGGTATTCCAAAGCCTGGCAACTACACACGAGGGTTCTAAAATCGGTAATGCATCACACTCATTACTATTTTCTAATACCATGTATCTGCTTGTGATCACCGTGTAATTAGTCTTTGTTTATAAAAAAAACTTCAGGTGTTTTCTATTGTGGGACCCGAGCACTTACAAGACAGCTAAAAAATCTCTGCAAAGAACATAGCCAACAAAGCACGACTCGGTTTGACTTTCACAAGGAGAATTTCTAAAAAGTCAGGAATGATGTATACTAACCAATCTCATTCTGAAAAATCGAGTTCAAAGGTTTCTATCAAAGTTCTTATGAGGGCTACATTGCTTATTTTGAGAACTAAAGCCTTCATAACAGAGCTTTGTGCATCCACATGTTTTGTAGAATCATCATACATGCCACTTCCATTGATCCAAAAGATAaaatgaatgatgatgacgatttTAAACCCATTTTCATCAAGAATATTGTTATTTCTTTTATGAATAATAATCATTTGATACAAGAGTATCATACACACTACAGAATCAATCATCATGAATGCATACAAGTCAAGCAACGTACGGTTGATGTATCATGCATACACCAATGGATGATCTACAACGTCTCAAATCATTTGATTTTCTTCCAATAATTAGAGCACATGCATATTCGGTATATGTGTACTTGTGACTCGAAATGTTTTTGGTGAATTAGTTTGATAGGGTATTTGATGCATAAGGGTTCAGTTTTCAGATTTATGCAGGTTAAAAGCTGCCTCTAATATAGTGCTTACCCCTCACTTATGCTTAGCTTTTATTTGTTATATCTAGAGCTTTTATCGTATGTAGCCTTTGCATATATACGTGTATGCAGAGGCGAATTTTGTAAGGGGAAATTTTTTATGATAGTATAAATTTAGTAAAGAGCAGCCTCTATTTTCCTGATACCTTGCTTGTGAACTATGAATGTTTCTTTCCACTTTAGTTTTGGCAAATTAATCTTTCTAAAGA
The window above is part of the Rutidosis leptorrhynchoides isolate AG116_Rl617_1_P2 chromosome 1, CSIRO_AGI_Rlap_v1, whole genome shotgun sequence genome. Proteins encoded here:
- the LOC139841576 gene encoding putative respiratory burst oxidase homolog protein H, which codes for MDHGGIGRDRSTQSFLRDEVKLSESGRLSRNSSKTTARMRHLPSDGARLERQKSGAARGLNGLRFLDRIMTGKEVDAWMATEKRFQQFSSDGKLPREKFGICVGMGEGEFAGELFDALARRKGIDGSNGITLDQVKIFWEDLTNEDLDTRIHIFFDMCDKNGDGLLTEEDVKEVLIMSASANKLSTFKKHAGTYAALIMERLDPDQCGYIEMWQLETLLKSTTSKEKKMNPDDTTDLAKTMIPENYRHPMRKFFSKVFESGLENWKVFWVLFLFWEMNVALFLWKFHQYTLMPSFQVLGYCSCTAKGAGETLKFNMAIILLPVCRRTLTSIRETYLGKQLPVDENINFHKIIALAIVIGTVVHTIAHLGCNFIRLSRCPPDQFNRVFGGLFATQPSYMDLVLSIPGYTGIIMIILMSVCFLFATSSFRRNVVKLPHPFSNLAGFTSFWYTHHLLIIVYLLFIAHGYFLVLTTGWYRKTTWMYLLLPMLCYASERVLTTDHIMHVDTIKATIYTGNVLALYMTKPSGFRYKSGMYLFVQCPQISRFEWHPFTITSAPGDDYLSVHIRTLGDWTKALREEFAKAFEPPAEGNLVKQETNSLKEPQPKYPKIYIKGPYGAPAQHYSHYNVLLLIGLGIGATPFISILNDLLQQLKQSGGTLDKRAYFYWVTREQGSFEWFKGVMDEIAEHDHDNIIEMHNYLTSVYEEGDVRSALISMVQSLQHAKDGVDVVSQSRIKTHFARPNWKKVFQSLATTHEGSKIGVFYCGTRALTRQLKNLCKEHSQQSTTRFDFHKENF